Proteins from a genomic interval of Sphingobacterium sp. SYP-B4668:
- a CDS encoding sulfatase — protein MKILYAIWICIICYIAPVQAQSTKPNIIVILVDDMGYKDLGFMDGRFYRTPHLDSLAQESRIYQQAYAAASNCAPSRASLLTGLLPNRHGIYTVGSSERGKTVDRKIIPIKNNNTLDASFPTIATLLGKKGYSTAAVGKWHLSDSPKQHGFSYSFGGDHSGHNKHFSPYKNTAIPDGDEGEYLTDRITKEGINYIRQQKENPFFLYLSYYAVHTPLEAPDSLKNHYKGMVGTGEKDYPTYAAMIESLDNNIGKLVSELQHLGLSENTLLWFCSDNGGINTISPQTPLRSGKGSYFEGGIRIPFFVHWPNHIQPRRDTTTLVSHLDLFPTLKQLLNDKSQMRMDGTSLLNNLLDDEDVHERLLFWHFPIYLEAYNESKDDGRDPTFRTRPGSAIRYKNWKLHHYYEDDAYLLYDLSQDIGERQNKASEYPTILEKMKTLLNEKILETKAYIPNKLNPNYTH, from the coding sequence ATGAAAATCCTATATGCTATCTGGATATGTATTATCTGCTATATAGCTCCTGTGCAAGCACAATCTACAAAACCTAACATCATCGTAATATTGGTGGATGATATGGGGTATAAAGACTTGGGATTTATGGACGGACGTTTCTACCGGACACCTCATCTGGATAGCTTGGCGCAAGAATCGCGAATCTACCAACAGGCGTATGCTGCGGCATCCAACTGCGCACCAAGTCGGGCAAGTCTTTTGACAGGCCTACTCCCGAATAGGCACGGGATATATACCGTAGGCTCTTCAGAAAGGGGGAAAACGGTGGATAGAAAGATAATCCCAATTAAAAACAACAACACCTTAGACGCCAGCTTTCCGACGATAGCTACCCTATTGGGCAAGAAAGGATATTCGACAGCTGCTGTGGGCAAATGGCACCTAAGTGATTCACCAAAACAGCATGGGTTCTCGTACAGCTTTGGAGGGGACCATAGCGGGCACAACAAACATTTTTCGCCCTATAAAAACACGGCGATACCCGATGGTGATGAAGGCGAGTATTTGACTGATAGAATTACGAAAGAGGGCATTAACTACATCCGACAACAAAAAGAGAATCCCTTTTTCTTGTACCTTTCATACTATGCGGTACATACCCCATTGGAAGCTCCTGATTCTTTAAAAAATCATTATAAAGGGATGGTTGGAACGGGTGAAAAAGATTATCCAACCTACGCTGCAATGATCGAATCACTGGATAATAACATAGGTAAGCTGGTATCGGAACTTCAGCATCTCGGGCTATCAGAAAATACACTTCTGTGGTTCTGCTCTGATAATGGTGGGATAAATACCATTTCTCCTCAAACACCACTTCGGTCGGGTAAAGGATCCTATTTTGAAGGTGGAATCAGAATACCCTTCTTTGTACACTGGCCAAATCATATACAACCGCGCCGGGATACGACTACATTGGTGAGTCATTTGGACCTATTCCCCACACTAAAACAGCTATTGAATGACAAATCTCAGATGCGGATGGATGGCACATCACTGTTGAATAATCTGCTTGATGATGAGGATGTGCACGAACGCTTATTGTTCTGGCACTTTCCGATTTACCTAGAGGCCTACAATGAATCCAAAGACGATGGACGTGACCCAACGTTCAGAACACGTCCAGGCAGCGCGATAAGGTACAAAAACTGGAAACTCCATCATTACTACGAAGATGACGCGTATCTCTTATATGATTTGTCCCAAGACATTGGAGAAAGGCAAAATAAGGCTTCTGAGTACCCTACTATATTAGAAAAAATGAAGACCTTGCTGAATGAAAAGATTTTAGAGACAAAGGCATACATTCCGAATAAATTAAACCCTAACTATACACATTAG
- a CDS encoding outer membrane beta-barrel protein → MMLPQIPRFLSVIFFVLLSSFVFGQKSGKSITGKVVDDHMRPIPLVTVSLYDLSQKMVLSTATDSTGHFNARYERPGKYLLEIRHIGHQDYQTPPFELANLDLGIIRLSKLEKTLEEVAVQSKAKIFEVSGGTITYNVAHTIGGQDVSALEALKRAPGVYVENESNITLNGKSGVQILLDGRQTFLSGTELTDLLKSISSNNLKSIEIINNPTAKYDAAGSAGIINIKTKKNQTKGLNGSITSTVAYGVSPKQLQNIAVNYGVDKINVFGNYSHTLGNYNYDYGTNRQQNGKSYDSRTIDVDKRQKMSTQVGVDYYLNDKNTIGFLANGNFIFGGGITDTRTDISTLPASTIEESLSAVNDYYGQRTARYNFNLNYKYEDTTGRSLNIDMDYGRFDKWNKNLQSNIYRDNQGIILDESLYRTLNGINIDLSGIKVDYLANLWGGKFASGVKYSFVRSVNDSRFYHALVAADSLDNRRSNDFQFDEYISSAYVDYKKSVGKWSFQGGLRIEHSNSQGTLFFKENGVEKEDNIKRNFTDLFPFFAITLQPAEHNNVSLSYAKRIERPAYQDLNPFVYMLDELSFWQGNPFLKPSFTQRFTLLYSLKNSTVVSLNFAYTDQLNAKVTDTLETEKIVMISRNLGTQKHWSLSLTQTLAPTRWWDVTFNGLLYYIQNDVTFDQYRNFDLQQLAGRVNLVQSFQLPFKMKAEVAATYNSNRLIGANTLSKGISQVDIGLQKTLLRDKATLRLAVNDIYKGNQSRYTQNFPGFVSSSYGYYESRQVRLSFSYRFSSGTAKAQRARKSALESESGRIQ, encoded by the coding sequence ATGATGTTACCGCAGATACCACGATTTCTATCTGTTATTTTTTTTGTATTATTAAGTTCTTTTGTCTTCGGGCAGAAATCCGGTAAGTCAATCACCGGAAAAGTTGTCGATGACCACATGCGTCCGATTCCCTTAGTCACCGTAAGCCTTTATGACCTCAGCCAAAAGATGGTTTTGAGCACAGCTACAGATAGTACAGGTCATTTCAACGCAAGATATGAAAGGCCGGGTAAGTATTTATTAGAGATAAGACATATAGGACATCAAGATTACCAAACTCCCCCTTTTGAGCTAGCCAATTTGGATTTAGGGATTATTAGACTTTCGAAGTTGGAGAAGACACTTGAGGAAGTAGCGGTCCAGTCAAAGGCCAAAATATTCGAAGTTAGCGGAGGTACCATTACTTACAACGTTGCCCATACGATTGGGGGGCAGGATGTCTCCGCTTTAGAGGCATTAAAGCGGGCTCCCGGTGTTTATGTTGAAAATGAAAGTAATATTACGCTAAATGGAAAAAGTGGTGTACAAATCCTATTGGATGGGAGGCAGACGTTCCTTTCAGGTACAGAGCTGACCGATCTTCTAAAATCCATATCATCCAATAATCTCAAATCCATCGAAATAATCAATAATCCAACAGCAAAGTATGATGCGGCCGGATCTGCAGGTATCATAAATATCAAGACCAAAAAGAATCAGACAAAAGGTTTAAACGGAAGCATCACCAGTACCGTGGCATATGGTGTGAGTCCCAAGCAACTTCAAAATATTGCTGTTAATTACGGGGTGGATAAAATTAATGTATTTGGAAATTATAGTCATACGCTTGGCAATTACAACTATGATTACGGTACCAACCGTCAACAAAATGGCAAATCCTATGACAGTCGTACTATTGATGTTGACAAACGCCAGAAAATGTCCACTCAAGTAGGGGTAGACTACTATCTTAATGATAAGAATACCATAGGTTTTTTAGCCAACGGTAATTTTATCTTTGGTGGCGGAATTACAGACACCCGCACGGATATTAGCACTCTTCCCGCCTCTACGATCGAAGAGTCTCTTTCGGCAGTGAATGATTATTATGGACAACGTACTGCTCGTTACAACTTCAATTTAAATTACAAATATGAAGATACGACAGGTCGTAGTTTAAATATAGACATGGACTACGGCCGTTTTGATAAATGGAATAAAAATCTGCAATCAAATATTTATCGTGACAATCAGGGAATTATTCTTGATGAAAGCCTATATCGTACACTTAATGGTATCAATATCGATTTGAGTGGGATAAAAGTCGACTATTTGGCAAATCTCTGGGGCGGAAAGTTTGCGTCCGGAGTGAAGTACTCTTTCGTCAGGTCTGTAAATGACTCCAGATTTTATCACGCACTGGTAGCGGCAGACAGCCTTGACAATCGGAGATCCAATGATTTTCAGTTTGACGAGTATATATCAAGTGCATATGTTGATTATAAAAAATCAGTAGGCAAATGGTCTTTTCAGGGCGGTCTACGGATAGAACACTCCAATTCGCAAGGCACCTTGTTCTTCAAGGAGAATGGCGTTGAAAAGGAAGATAATATTAAAAGAAATTTTACCGATCTATTTCCTTTTTTCGCTATTACTTTGCAACCTGCCGAGCATAACAATGTCTCGTTATCTTATGCCAAACGCATTGAAAGGCCAGCGTATCAAGACTTGAATCCTTTTGTCTATATGTTGGATGAACTATCCTTCTGGCAAGGTAATCCATTTTTGAAGCCCTCCTTTACGCAGCGATTTACCTTGCTATATTCATTGAAAAATTCTACTGTAGTGTCCTTAAATTTTGCTTATACCGATCAACTAAATGCCAAAGTAACAGATACACTCGAAACCGAAAAAATAGTGATGATTAGCCGGAATCTAGGCACGCAAAAACATTGGTCCTTGTCCCTGACACAGACTCTTGCTCCAACACGTTGGTGGGATGTGACATTTAACGGTCTACTGTATTACATCCAAAATGATGTTACGTTCGATCAATATAGGAACTTTGACCTGCAGCAACTGGCCGGCCGCGTAAATTTGGTACAGTCCTTTCAATTACCGTTTAAGATGAAGGCAGAGGTAGCTGCTACCTATAATTCCAACCGTTTAATAGGTGCAAATACCCTGAGTAAGGGCATTAGTCAAGTCGATATTGGTTTGCAGAAGACCCTGCTTAGAGATAAAGCAACACTTAGATTAGCAGTCAATGATATTTACAAGGGCAATCAAAGCCGGTATACCCAAAATTTTCCAGGTTTTGTTTCCTCCAGTTATGGTTATTACGAGTCTAGGCAGGTTCGCTTGAGTTTTAGTTACAGGTTTAGTAGCGGGACGGCAAAGGCTCAGCGTGCACGGAAGTCTGCCTTGGAAAGCGAAAGTGGGCGGATACAATAG
- a CDS encoding arylsulfatase, which translates to MTRIYTLVFVIFFTSIIQAQQKQPNIVLIMADDLGIGDLGCYGQTKISTPRIDELAKKGILFTNFYSGTSVCAPSRSALMTGQHTGHTFVRGNKEIEPEGQQPLADSVITMAMSLKKAGYATGAFGKWGLGMVGTSGDPNKKGFDEFYGYNCQRQSHRYYPTHLWHNSQRIELTGNDLSQKVHYAPTLIQEKTLAFLEENKDKPFFLFVPTVLPHAELAGPDDVFYTKYKDIFPETPHKGNDYGPGATIAGYASVDKPRATYAAMVSRMDAYVGQIVDKLQELNLLDNTIIMFTSDNGAHREGGADPVFFNSTAGLKGYKRDLYEGGIRTPFIVSWPSQIKTSKQISHTAAFWDIMPTVVEISGKNMESYTDGISFLPTLTAKGKQKSHDYLYWEFHEDGGKQAVLVDGWKLIKLKVKSEQPHFELYNLKKDPKEVNNLVGQYPKIVKKLTAQLEAAHQESPIFPLYRKKN; encoded by the coding sequence ATGACAAGAATTTACACGTTAGTTTTTGTGATTTTTTTCACAAGTATTATACAAGCACAACAAAAACAACCTAATATCGTGTTAATAATGGCGGATGATTTGGGTATCGGCGACCTCGGTTGCTATGGCCAAACCAAAATAAGCACCCCCAGAATAGACGAACTTGCTAAAAAAGGAATCCTATTTACAAACTTCTATTCGGGTACTTCGGTATGTGCGCCATCGAGATCGGCCCTGATGACAGGGCAGCATACAGGCCACACCTTTGTCAGAGGTAACAAAGAAATTGAGCCAGAAGGCCAACAGCCGCTAGCCGACTCGGTCATTACAATGGCTATGTCACTAAAAAAAGCAGGATATGCAACAGGGGCCTTCGGTAAATGGGGACTAGGAATGGTGGGCACCAGTGGGGACCCGAACAAGAAGGGATTCGATGAATTTTATGGCTACAACTGTCAACGACAATCACATAGGTACTATCCTACCCACTTGTGGCACAATAGTCAACGCATCGAACTGACTGGCAACGACCTATCGCAGAAAGTACACTATGCACCTACTTTAATACAAGAGAAAACGTTAGCTTTCCTCGAGGAAAACAAGGATAAACCTTTTTTCTTGTTCGTGCCGACAGTACTACCACATGCCGAACTTGCCGGCCCGGACGACGTATTCTACACAAAGTACAAGGATATTTTTCCTGAAACACCGCACAAGGGCAATGACTATGGCCCAGGAGCTACCATCGCAGGGTACGCCTCTGTAGACAAACCACGTGCTACGTATGCGGCAATGGTAAGTAGAATGGATGCATATGTGGGACAGATTGTGGATAAATTACAGGAATTGAATCTATTGGACAATACCATAATCATGTTTACGAGTGATAATGGCGCCCATCGCGAGGGTGGTGCTGACCCTGTCTTCTTTAATAGCACAGCCGGTTTGAAAGGTTATAAAAGAGATTTGTATGAGGGAGGAATCCGTACACCTTTTATTGTCTCCTGGCCTTCTCAAATAAAAACGAGTAAACAGATAAGTCATACGGCTGCATTTTGGGATATCATGCCCACCGTTGTAGAAATCAGCGGAAAAAATATGGAATCATATACGGATGGAATCTCATTCTTACCGACATTGACAGCTAAAGGAAAACAAAAATCCCATGATTATCTATACTGGGAATTTCATGAAGATGGTGGCAAACAAGCTGTATTGGTAGACGGTTGGAAGCTCATAAAATTGAAGGTAAAAAGTGAGCAGCCACATTTTGAACTTTACAACCTCAAAAAGGATCCAAAGGAAGTGAACAACTTAGTAGGCCAATATCCTAAAATAGTCAAAAAGCTGACAGCACAGTTGGAAGCCGCTCACCAAGAAAGCCCTATTTTCCCGCTGTATAGAAAGAAAAATTAA
- a CDS encoding RagB/SusD family nutrient uptake outer membrane protein, with product MKILKSFIHISCAAALGLSSMSCSNLLDLSPEGSLVEKTTFTSYNNFITYAWQFYSVFPGYSNSVPNSEIHSDLFAQANNNATSDWLWNRVVTPGSSDDYKIPYNNIRSINVLLDNIEGATYLNDTEKKHVRSIGYFFKSYNYMDLLNKYGGVIWVENAIDDGDTEILYGTPSSRDEIAQKITEMLTYAEQNIKPNGDGKNMINKHVVRALISRFGLREGTWRKYHGLNEANKYLQLSLDASKGLITDFPNLHTDYDELFNSESLANNQEVLLYKQYEVNQITHTLASLARNSSGRWDLTKDAADLYLLKDGQSRWTSPSFAGDKTPNSEFRNRDIRLYYTVPPPFKVTVAHPSYAWEYTGVAEDREYIDLMSTLSIATRKTLPTLNWQGLVLRQEPHYADYSNGQPFNVTFTGYRFYKFSNKIKMLQNEDINDAPIFRMGEIFVNYAEAAYELGQINQDIINRTVNKLRKRGQVAPLELSAIPADPTRDSEVTPVLWEIRRERAVELMGEGFRFDDLRRWKKMKYAAKQKLGRYLTKGVDVPQAAPIPILNGATAGYIAYEGQPPAFPDYYYLYPIPSAEIAMNPKITQNPGWK from the coding sequence ATGAAAATATTAAAATCATTCATACATATATCTTGTGCAGCGGCTCTTGGCTTATCAAGTATGAGCTGCTCCAATCTACTGGACCTTAGTCCGGAAGGTTCATTGGTAGAAAAAACAACATTTACTTCCTACAACAACTTCATAACCTATGCTTGGCAGTTCTACAGTGTATTCCCTGGGTATAGTAATTCTGTACCAAACTCAGAAATCCATAGCGACTTATTTGCCCAAGCAAACAACAATGCAACTTCAGACTGGCTGTGGAACCGAGTCGTAACGCCTGGTTCTTCGGATGACTACAAAATACCCTATAACAATATTAGATCCATCAATGTCTTACTTGACAATATAGAGGGGGCAACATATCTCAACGATACGGAGAAGAAACACGTTAGAAGCATAGGTTACTTCTTCAAATCCTATAATTATATGGATTTATTGAACAAATATGGAGGAGTCATATGGGTAGAGAATGCTATTGACGACGGAGATACGGAGATCCTATATGGCACGCCTTCATCCCGAGACGAAATCGCGCAAAAAATAACGGAGATGCTGACCTATGCCGAGCAAAACATCAAACCTAACGGGGATGGAAAAAATATGATCAACAAGCATGTGGTACGGGCGCTTATATCTCGATTTGGGTTGAGAGAGGGCACTTGGCGTAAATATCATGGTTTGAATGAGGCTAACAAATATCTCCAACTGTCATTGGATGCATCCAAGGGATTGATAACTGACTTTCCAAACTTGCATACGGATTACGACGAACTATTTAATAGCGAATCGCTGGCCAACAACCAAGAGGTGCTCTTGTATAAGCAATATGAGGTCAACCAGATTACACATACATTGGCTTCGTTAGCGCGAAACTCTTCAGGTCGATGGGACTTAACTAAAGATGCTGCAGATCTATATTTATTGAAGGACGGACAATCCCGTTGGACAAGCCCTAGCTTCGCGGGAGACAAAACACCAAACAGTGAATTCAGGAATAGGGATATTAGATTATACTATACAGTCCCTCCTCCTTTTAAGGTGACGGTCGCACACCCAAGCTACGCATGGGAATATACCGGAGTGGCTGAAGATAGAGAGTATATCGACCTGATGAGCACGCTTTCTATTGCCACTAGAAAGACATTACCGACTTTGAACTGGCAGGGATTGGTATTAAGACAAGAACCACATTATGCAGACTATTCAAATGGACAGCCCTTCAACGTAACATTCACTGGTTACCGTTTTTACAAATTCAGTAATAAGATAAAGATGCTACAGAATGAAGATATCAACGATGCTCCAATTTTCAGAATGGGTGAAATATTTGTCAACTATGCGGAAGCGGCGTACGAACTGGGACAAATCAATCAGGATATCATCAATCGAACCGTCAATAAACTTAGAAAACGAGGACAAGTAGCGCCTTTAGAGCTGAGCGCCATACCAGCCGATCCGACTAGAGATTCGGAAGTGACGCCTGTGCTATGGGAGATACGTCGTGAACGTGCGGTAGAGCTCATGGGCGAAGGTTTCAGATTTGATGACTTGAGACGATGGAAAAAAATGAAGTATGCGGCAAAACAAAAATTAGGCCGATACTTAACAAAGGGAGTGGATGTCCCTCAAGCGGCACCTATTCCCATTCTAAATGGGGCAACAGCAGGATATATTGCTTACGAAGGGCAACCTCCTGCTTTTCCAGACTATTATTATCTATATCCGATACCTTCAGCCGAAATTGCAATGAATCCGAAAATAACGCAGAACCCGGGCTGGAAATAG
- a CDS encoding SusC/RagA family TonB-linked outer membrane protein produces the protein MKINLHANNARVQIPLSLKILLMLKLVICLLFISSTSALANNSFAQEKVTLRLFDSDLKDVIKSIEKQTKVKFIYLDNLLLDNQVGSINVSNQPWSQVLLPLLNSAGLSIKRLEDSRMIITPLDKKRQGQPIKGIVLDNTGKPLSGVSIIEKGSNNGTSSNENGRFELLASKNEAILIISYIGYLSQETTASSQEMRIVMEEDITSLDEVVVVGFGTQKKANLTGAVSSVDMDKVLGDRPVSSASQALQGAMPGMQVTFGSGRPGQGTDLNIRGVTSINGGAPLVLVDNVPMNIDDVNPKDIQNVTILKDAAAASIYGARAAYGVILITTKKAGRNQPTRFNYSTNLTSSKATTLPEKASPLEFVQGLKDFGNTTNWTGQNVDTWLNLLREYEADPTKYPEGITTVGNTKYPLKTHDLYNEVFTTGFEQLHNLSFSGGSEKIAYRLSGMYADEDGIMTTSNDKYSRYNLNAYVSTELAKNLNVSANILYKNDKRKTPMNMTEMFYRAITFGSYLDPGYAEAMDGTLIPYGSPNNYLKYEQPEQDYNDDLRLFGKAEYNPLKGLNITAEYTFNKTNKNNKFFQTKNKYMNPNNYTEEYLFNNQFYRRRNSITNYNALNFYANYTHSIGNHNLKYLLGTNYEKSHFESFTATRYDILNPTSPSLGTSSGTQEVDDSFGQYAVLGYFGRINYDYKNKYLLEVNGRLDGSSRFQEGSRFGFFPSVSAGWNVTEEEFMSPIRNLVPLLKFRGSFGEIGNQVVLNSNNEQVYFPVNPEMTTTNAGWINPETGIRYLTINRPDLVSSTFTWEVVRTLNLGVDVGLFNNKLTTSFDWFRRQTIGMLYPGADLPAVLGSTPPYQNVTDLESKGWEWELAWKDKINAFSYSLGFNLSDNRGFITRINNSAGNISSYYKGHEMGEIWGYVTDRYYTVDDFEPGSIKDGLIGGKLKPGIPYFNGVAQNPGDVLYKDLNGDGIIFSGNGTLSNPGDMQIIGNNRRRYQFGINGNFSYKNIDLSIFLQGVGKRDLWMSNPIIWPLTNEFATLYQHTLDYWTTENQDAYYGRVYANGSLNTGANRRVQTKYLQDGSYLRVRNITVGYNLGKELLKTKKIENIRLYFTGENLFLFDKLPQGIEADAENLNSGGIYPYLKKFSAGININF, from the coding sequence TTACTTCCTCTGCTCAACAGTGCAGGACTATCGATCAAAAGATTGGAAGATAGTAGGATGATCATCACACCTTTGGACAAAAAACGACAAGGACAGCCCATCAAAGGGATTGTACTGGACAATACAGGTAAGCCACTCTCAGGTGTATCTATCATTGAGAAAGGCTCCAACAATGGAACTAGCAGTAACGAGAATGGGAGGTTTGAGCTACTGGCAAGTAAGAATGAAGCAATACTGATCATAAGCTATATAGGCTACCTGAGTCAAGAAACGACAGCGTCTAGTCAAGAAATGCGTATTGTCATGGAAGAGGATATCACGTCTTTGGACGAAGTCGTCGTCGTAGGCTTCGGAACTCAAAAGAAAGCCAACCTGACCGGGGCAGTATCTTCAGTGGACATGGACAAGGTACTCGGAGACAGACCGGTAAGTAGTGCTTCCCAAGCACTACAGGGAGCTATGCCGGGTATGCAGGTCACATTTGGTAGCGGACGCCCCGGCCAAGGCACAGATCTGAATATTAGAGGTGTGACTTCGATCAATGGGGGCGCACCACTGGTATTGGTCGATAATGTCCCGATGAATATAGATGACGTGAACCCAAAAGATATCCAAAATGTGACCATTTTGAAGGACGCAGCAGCGGCTTCCATATACGGGGCCCGAGCGGCATATGGAGTCATCTTGATCACCACCAAAAAAGCCGGTAGAAACCAACCAACAAGATTTAATTATTCAACCAACCTGACTTCGTCCAAAGCTACGACATTGCCCGAAAAAGCTAGTCCATTGGAATTTGTGCAAGGATTAAAGGATTTCGGCAATACAACAAATTGGACCGGTCAAAATGTAGATACTTGGCTAAATTTGCTGAGAGAATATGAGGCTGATCCAACGAAATATCCTGAAGGAATAACGACAGTAGGTAACACCAAATATCCGTTGAAAACACATGACCTCTATAATGAGGTGTTCACAACAGGCTTTGAACAGCTTCATAACCTCTCTTTCAGTGGAGGTAGTGAAAAGATAGCCTATCGACTATCAGGTATGTATGCTGATGAAGATGGAATAATGACAACCAGCAACGACAAGTACAGCAGATACAACCTAAATGCTTACGTAAGTACGGAACTGGCCAAAAATCTAAACGTCAGTGCCAACATCTTATATAAGAACGATAAAAGGAAAACTCCAATGAATATGACAGAAATGTTCTACCGAGCAATTACTTTTGGTTCTTATCTCGACCCTGGATACGCAGAAGCGATGGATGGTACCTTGATCCCCTACGGTTCACCCAATAATTACCTGAAGTACGAGCAGCCTGAACAAGATTATAACGACGACTTGCGTCTTTTTGGTAAAGCGGAATACAACCCCTTAAAGGGATTGAATATTACTGCGGAGTATACTTTCAATAAAACGAATAAGAATAATAAATTCTTCCAAACAAAGAACAAGTACATGAATCCGAACAACTATACGGAAGAATACCTGTTCAATAATCAATTTTATAGAAGACGTAACAGCATAACGAACTACAATGCGTTAAACTTTTACGCTAACTACACACACAGTATTGGTAATCATAATCTAAAATACCTGTTGGGTACCAATTATGAAAAGAGCCATTTCGAAAGTTTCACAGCAACCCGATACGACATATTAAATCCTACATCACCATCACTAGGGACAAGTAGTGGTACCCAAGAGGTAGACGATTCGTTTGGTCAATATGCCGTACTGGGTTATTTTGGACGTATAAACTACGATTACAAAAACAAATATCTACTTGAAGTCAATGGACGCTTAGATGGTTCTTCTCGCTTCCAAGAGGGGTCAAGATTTGGATTCTTCCCATCCGTATCGGCCGGGTGGAATGTGACTGAAGAGGAGTTCATGTCTCCTATTCGTAATTTGGTCCCTTTGCTAAAGTTCAGAGGATCCTTCGGTGAAATCGGAAACCAAGTGGTCTTGAATTCGAATAATGAGCAAGTCTATTTCCCAGTGAACCCTGAAATGACAACGACAAATGCGGGATGGATAAATCCAGAGACGGGTATCCGCTACCTAACCATCAATCGTCCAGACCTCGTGTCTTCGACATTCACATGGGAAGTGGTAAGGACATTAAATCTTGGTGTGGATGTAGGATTATTCAATAATAAGCTGACGACAAGCTTCGATTGGTTCAGAAGACAGACCATCGGTATGTTGTACCCAGGAGCAGATCTGCCAGCGGTATTAGGATCTACCCCACCTTATCAGAATGTCACCGACCTGGAATCAAAAGGCTGGGAATGGGAATTGGCATGGAAAGACAAAATCAACGCCTTCAGCTACTCTTTGGGCTTTAATTTATCGGATAATAGAGGATTCATAACACGCATCAACAACAGTGCGGGCAATATTAGCAGCTATTACAAGGGACACGAAATGGGCGAAATCTGGGGCTATGTAACAGATCGCTATTACACGGTTGATGATTTTGAGCCTGGCTCTATCAAAGACGGTCTAATAGGAGGGAAACTCAAACCCGGCATTCCATATTTCAATGGTGTGGCACAAAATCCGGGCGATGTACTGTATAAAGACCTGAATGGTGATGGCATCATATTTTCTGGAAATGGTACACTCAGCAACCCTGGTGACATGCAGATTATCGGGAACAATCGAAGACGGTATCAATTCGGTATCAATGGTAATTTTAGCTATAAGAATATAGACTTATCCATATTTTTACAGGGCGTAGGCAAACGTGATCTGTGGATGAGTAATCCAATCATTTGGCCATTAACCAATGAGTTTGCAACACTTTATCAACACACGTTAGATTATTGGACAACAGAAAATCAGGATGCATACTACGGTCGCGTATATGCCAATGGGTCATTAAATACCGGGGCCAACCGTAGGGTACAAACCAAGTACCTGCAAGATGGCTCATATCTGCGTGTTCGAAATATCACGGTAGGCTATAACTTGGGGAAAGAGTTGTTAAAGACCAAAAAGATTGAAAATATCCGTCTTTATTTCACTGGTGAGAACTTATTCCTATTTGACAAACTCCCTCAAGGAATCGAGGCTGACGCGGAGAATCTTAACTCGGGGGGTATCTATCCTTATTTGAAAAAATTTAGCGCTGGAATCAATATCAACTTCTAA